One genomic segment of Fervidobacterium pennivorans includes these proteins:
- a CDS encoding nicotinate phosphoribosyltransferase encodes MSENKNFKRLHPKVFKVPIDRIRMGYYSDKYFTRYVEVLKKDNRHPRVYYQFFPRDNAIVCGVDEALAILRYCTGYYKDEEKAKELYNEILSLDKAMQSLSVEGNVEEIVELTRKKWDIRLKLNDLWVDKWNEIEVRAVYDGEFVPEGEPLMTIEGDPVYFGYLETVLLGVIARATSTATAVKKVVEAANGKPILFFSARFDHYWVQATDGYAALKAGAFGVSTDANADYWGVESMGTIPHALIAAYDGSTEDAAIAFDKYMPENVNRIVLVDWDNDVIGTTFRVVKKHYEHVMRKPFILGETDPSPIIGPGKNKIWGVRFDTSGNLRDKSVTPIGPQSFGVCPELVWKARNEFDRVGLKDLKIVVSGGFDEEKIKLFESLGVPVDVYGVGSKLLKKKIDITADIVEVNGRPCAKVGRYKKDASHLKIVPKRYWEE; translated from the coding sequence ATGAGTGAGAATAAAAATTTTAAAAGATTACATCCCAAGGTTTTTAAGGTGCCTATAGATAGAATAAGGATGGGATATTATTCGGATAAATACTTCACTAGATACGTTGAGGTTTTGAAAAAAGACAACAGACATCCGAGAGTGTATTACCAATTCTTTCCACGTGACAACGCGATAGTTTGTGGAGTTGACGAAGCGTTGGCTATCCTTAGGTATTGTACAGGTTATTACAAGGATGAAGAAAAAGCAAAAGAACTTTACAACGAAATACTCAGCCTGGACAAAGCGATGCAAAGCTTGTCTGTTGAAGGGAATGTGGAAGAGATTGTTGAACTTACAAGAAAAAAATGGGACATCAGACTGAAATTGAACGACCTTTGGGTTGATAAGTGGAATGAGATAGAAGTCCGAGCAGTTTACGATGGGGAATTTGTTCCTGAAGGTGAGCCACTGATGACTATTGAGGGTGACCCTGTCTACTTTGGTTACTTAGAAACTGTCTTACTCGGAGTTATAGCCCGCGCAACGAGTACAGCAACTGCTGTCAAAAAAGTTGTTGAAGCAGCAAACGGTAAGCCCATACTTTTCTTTAGTGCTCGTTTTGACCATTATTGGGTACAAGCAACGGATGGATACGCGGCGCTGAAGGCAGGTGCGTTTGGTGTATCAACCGATGCGAATGCGGATTACTGGGGTGTTGAATCCATGGGAACTATACCGCACGCATTAATTGCAGCATACGATGGTAGCACTGAAGATGCGGCTATTGCGTTTGACAAATACATGCCCGAAAATGTGAACAGGATAGTTCTTGTAGACTGGGACAACGATGTTATCGGGACAACGTTCAGGGTTGTTAAAAAACATTACGAACACGTGATGAGGAAACCATTTATCCTTGGAGAAACGGATCCATCACCGATAATAGGACCGGGCAAGAACAAAATCTGGGGAGTTAGATTTGACACATCGGGTAATCTAAGAGACAAATCCGTTACTCCAATTGGTCCTCAATCGTTTGGTGTGTGCCCTGAGCTTGTTTGGAAAGCAAGAAATGAATTCGATAGGGTTGGGTTAAAGGATTTGAAGATAGTTGTTTCGGGCGGGTTCGACGAGGAAAAAATAAAACTCTTCGAGTCATTAGGAGTTCCTGTGGATGTCTATGGGGTTGGTTCGAAACTTTTGAAGAAGAAAATAGATATAACCGCAGACATTGTGGAAGTTAACGGAAGACCGTGTGCGAAGGTGGGACGATACAAAAAAGACGCTTCACACTTAAAAATCGTTCCTAAACGTTACTGGGAAGAATAA